One part of the Rutidosis leptorrhynchoides isolate AG116_Rl617_1_P2 chromosome 1, CSIRO_AGI_Rlap_v1, whole genome shotgun sequence genome encodes these proteins:
- the LOC139898524 gene encoding uncharacterized protein gives MGDETADNAITLISKIDFGDPLYLHASDTTNTPLISIKLKGTENYNIWSRGMLLALSTKNKVGIVEVTCLKQTDNHVLASHWDRCNSVVLSWILNSISEELYSGQIFSATASVVWTELKETYDKVDGSIIFNLHHKINSLKQNGYSLYEYYHKLITLWKQYDEIVKLPTCTCNAATKFQSHNKVLKLMQILMGLDETYMSIRSNLLLRDPLPYVKSAFAILSREEFHKSVSGVDSLVGPSTSTSSSATVNSSPMTLSND, from the exons ATGGGTGATGAAACTGCTGATAATGCTATTACTTTGATTAGTAAAATTGATTTTGGTGATCCTCTATATCTGCATGCTAGTGACACCACTAATACACCTTTAATATCTATCAAATTGAAAGGGACTGAGAATTATAATATATGGAGTCGTGGCATGCTTCTTGCTTTGTCTACTAAAAATAAAGTTGGTATTGTTGAGGTTACTTGTTTAAAACAAACTGATAATCATGTTCTTGCTTCTCATTGGGATAGATGTAATTCTGTGGTGTTATCTTGGATATTAAATTCTATATCTGAAGAGTTATATTCTGGTCAAATCTTTTCTGCTACTGCTTCCGTTGTTTGGACTGAATTAAAGGAAACTTATGATAAAGTTGATGGTTCTATAATCTTTAATTTACATCATAAAATCAACTCTTTGAAACAAAATGGTTATAGTCTTTATGAATATTATCATAAACTTATTACCTTATGGAAACAATATGACGAAatagttaaattacctacttgtacTTGCAATGCTGCAACTAAGTTTCAGTCACATAATAAAGTATTGAAGTTAATGCAAATTCTCATGGGCTTAGATGAAACTTACATGTCTATCAGAAGTAATCTGTTACTTAGAGATCCTTTACCGTATGTTAAATCTGCTTTTGCTATCTTATCTAGAGAAGAATTTCACAAGAGTGTTTCAGGGGTTG ATTCTCTTGTTGGTCCTTCTACCTCTACTTCTTCTTCTGCCACTGTTAACTCTTCTCCTATGACTTTATCCAATGATTAA